From the Acidilutibacter cellobiosedens genome, one window contains:
- a CDS encoding ABC transporter ATP-binding protein, translating to MQNKLTNKIANQTNIIRKKYGENSSLIQEYISNIMNIVLSKSKLKFFKTYLRKEKDLIKKYINIDMTIGGNMLIAKIFSALIMVCIYGYGGYIVIKGNMTLGTLLAFQEYTTMFIGPCINIIRANNRIQQTKVSIDRVYFLLDEESDIKINDKGYKLLKGNINEIEFKDVYFKYLNKEKADSNYVLKDINLMFKKGATSAIVGESGCGKTTLVNLIYRFWDVNEGKILIDGINIKDINLLTLRKSISVVSQDILMLDDSIRNNIILSSTINDEEILRICEVVGLTDFVKGLKDGLDTVIGEKGVKISGGQRQRISIARALVNDNDILVFDEATSALDNISQAYILKNMKKYMQDKIVIIIAHRLSTIKDADNIYVLHNGKIVESGNKEELKLNDGIYNKLVKADA from the coding sequence ATTCAAAATAAACTTACTAACAAAATTGCTAATCAAACTAATATAATTAGAAAAAAATATGGTGAAAATTCAAGCTTAATACAAGAATATATATCTAATATTATGAATATAGTATTGTCAAAATCAAAGCTTAAGTTTTTTAAAACTTATTTAAGAAAAGAAAAAGATCTTATAAAAAAATATATAAATATAGATATGACAATAGGAGGAAACATGTTAATTGCAAAAATTTTTAGTGCTTTAATTATGGTTTGTATATATGGATATGGCGGATATATAGTAATAAAGGGGAATATGACATTAGGTACATTACTTGCTTTTCAAGAATATACTACTATGTTTATAGGCCCTTGTATAAATATAATTAGGGCAAATAATAGAATTCAGCAAACTAAAGTATCGATTGATAGAGTTTATTTTTTGCTTGATGAAGAATCTGATATTAAAATAAACGATAAAGGATATAAATTGCTGAAAGGGAATATAAACGAAATTGAATTTAAAGATGTTTATTTTAAATATTTAAATAAAGAAAAGGCAGATAGTAATTATGTATTAAAAGATATAAATCTTATGTTTAAAAAAGGTGCTACATCAGCGATTGTTGGTGAAAGTGGATGCGGAAAAACAACCTTGGTAAATTTAATCTATAGATTCTGGGATGTTAATGAAGGAAAAATATTAATAGATGGAATAAATATTAAAGATATAAATCTTCTCACTCTTAGAAAGAGTATTAGTGTTGTAAGTCAAGATATTCTTATGCTTGATGATAGTATTAGAAATAATATAATTCTTTCCAGCACGATAAATGATGAAGAAATACTTAGAATTTGCGAGGTAGTTGGTTTAACCGATTTTGTGAAAGGTTTAAAAGATGGTTTAGATACCGTAATAGGAGAAAAAGGCGTAAAAATATCAGGTGGACAAAGGCAAAGAATCTCAATAGCAAGGGCTCTTGTAAACGATAACGATATACTTGTTTTTGACGAAGCTACATCCGCCCTTGATAATATATCACAAGCCTATATATTAAAAAATATGAAGAAATATATGCAAGATAAAATAGTAATAATTATTGCACATAGACTCTCGACAATTAAAGATGCAGATAATATATATGTATTGCACAATGGAAAAATAGTTGAGTCTGGTAATAAAGAAGAATTAAAATTAAATGATGGAATATATAATAAACTTGTAAAAGCTGATGCATAG
- a CDS encoding ABC transporter permease, translating to MIIKLAFSYIKKQKGKTIALLASVGLAVMLIFSMFVIRDSGYDSQIREAKNLHGDYNLFFDDIDMNSVEELKKQKEVKKLISVRYLCEVVNTNNGVILDLNTFNKDYIDSLNYKFIGRKPIKDGEIVIEEEATEQMGIKDPLNKEIDLMVLNKYLDKDNISQIDSGNKRFKIVGLIQKPEKYYKSLNGFKGQAFISEETNLTITKTEDTYKGNIYLHNKKDESAFLDKMYKKLNLEDYNLFYNVEVFQGEVYKIVTKYSIKNIENSIILIIVSCLVIYNIYNIILSDRIKQIGMLRAIGMSNKDIKRMFRVSSLFYIIFGTLIGILAGTVFSYIGVRMIYGYSTVLSIEKESIIFSFLVSIIAVSVSNFIIVRKTLRMSIIESINKSDKVKKRSRANIDERKKMKGNILIKFANGNIWRNKSKTILTITAMFLVSAIFIQTSVINDRMKLTTNITSGLRPMSYGNVDITLSGNYRNTEDIFYNINAPIIQKIKKLKGVKKVEPFFYNQDSFLSISKKRVSDDLIKELRRQEQKYYSDYDKEYPLLVKGYNKNLLKNINRFIAKGENIIEEKPGDYKKVLLINNIYSRGIHSYSTKVIKDVNVGDVLEIKLPVYRDGVERYEKFKVEVSGIMDNTYIATQDGDPEFTGGQIIFRKDDYRELTGQQNYNKLFVAVEDGELESVEGKIEQMVKDYSFSSVGGKNENKKYIARTSEEKLDIIYQFLMILILSVNIITIVRSNIILRTKELSVLRAIGMSIRNLKKAVLVESETYGIIASVLAAIFGIYDYNKGIVRINNTMLEDGYNQTLSYGIPFKQILIVFIVSAVMCFIAVYVSKDKIEKLNIIEGISENE from the coding sequence ATGATAATTAAATTGGCTTTTTCCTATATAAAAAAGCAGAAAGGAAAAACTATAGCACTTTTAGCCAGCGTAGGATTAGCGGTTATGTTAATCTTTTCAATGTTTGTAATCAGGGATTCGGGATACGACAGCCAGATAAGAGAAGCAAAAAACTTACATGGAGATTATAATCTGTTTTTTGATGACATTGATATGAATTCGGTAGAAGAACTGAAAAAACAGAAAGAGGTAAAAAAATTAATCAGTGTGAGATATTTATGCGAAGTAGTTAACACTAATAATGGAGTTATACTTGATTTAAATACATTTAATAAAGATTATATTGATTCCCTCAATTATAAATTTATAGGGAGAAAGCCTATAAAAGACGGAGAAATAGTAATAGAAGAAGAAGCAACAGAACAAATGGGGATTAAAGATCCTTTAAATAAAGAGATTGACTTAATGGTATTAAACAAGTATTTGGATAAAGACAATATTTCGCAAATAGACAGCGGAAATAAAAGATTTAAAATTGTAGGTTTGATACAGAAACCGGAAAAATATTATAAATCATTAAATGGTTTTAAGGGACAAGCATTTATTTCAGAAGAAACAAATCTGACTATAACGAAAACTGAAGATACATATAAAGGGAATATATATCTTCATAATAAGAAAGACGAATCTGCTTTTTTAGATAAAATGTATAAAAAATTAAATCTTGAGGATTACAATTTATTCTATAATGTCGAAGTATTTCAAGGAGAAGTTTATAAAATCGTTACCAAATATAGCATAAAAAATATTGAAAACTCAATTATTTTAATTATTGTATCATGCCTTGTTATATACAATATCTACAACATTATATTATCGGACAGGATAAAACAAATTGGAATGTTGAGAGCTATAGGCATGTCAAATAAAGATATTAAAAGAATGTTTCGAGTATCAAGTTTATTTTATATAATATTTGGGACGCTAATAGGCATATTAGCAGGTACAGTTTTTTCATATATAGGCGTAAGAATGATATATGGATATAGTACAGTTCTATCAATAGAAAAAGAGAGCATAATTTTTTCTTTCTTAGTTTCGATAATAGCAGTATCCGTTTCAAACTTTATAATAGTCAGAAAAACATTGAGAATGTCCATAATTGAGTCCATAAACAAAAGCGATAAGGTTAAAAAGAGATCAAGAGCAAATATAGATGAAAGAAAGAAAATGAAGGGAAATATATTAATTAAATTTGCCAACGGAAATATCTGGAGAAATAAATCTAAAACAATTTTAACAATTACAGCGATGTTTTTAGTTAGCGCTATATTTATACAGACGTCTGTCATTAACGATCGAATGAAGTTAACAACCAATATAACAAGTGGACTTAGGCCTATGTCCTATGGAAATGTTGATATAACCTTAAGCGGTAATTATCGAAATACGGAAGATATATTTTATAATATAAATGCTCCCATTATACAAAAAATAAAAAAATTAAAAGGTGTAAAAAAAGTCGAGCCTTTCTTCTATAACCAAGATAGTTTTTTGTCAATCAGTAAGAAAAGAGTATCTGATGATTTAATAAAAGAGTTAAGACGACAAGAGCAAAAATACTATTCTGATTATGATAAGGAATATCCTCTTCTTGTAAAGGGCTATAATAAAAATTTGTTAAAAAATATAAACAGGTTTATTGCCAAAGGAGAAAATATAATAGAGGAAAAACCGGGAGACTATAAAAAAGTACTATTGATTAACAACATTTATTCCAGAGGTATTCACTCATATTCAACAAAAGTTATAAAAGATGTAAATGTGGGAGATGTTTTAGAAATAAAATTGCCTGTTTACAGAGACGGAGTAGAGAGATATGAAAAATTTAAAGTAGAGGTTTCAGGCATAATGGATAATACTTATATCGCAACCCAAGATGGTGACCCGGAGTTTACGGGAGGACAGATAATCTTTAGGAAAGACGATTACAGGGAGTTAACCGGCCAGCAAAACTACAATAAACTTTTTGTGGCTGTTGAAGATGGAGAACTTGAATCTGTTGAGGGAAAAATAGAGCAAATGGTTAAAGACTATTCCTTTTCTTCAGTAGGGGGAAAAAATGAAAATAAGAAGTATATAGCGCGAACATCAGAAGAAAAGTTGGATATCATATATCAGTTTTTAATGATTCTCATATTATCTGTTAATATTATTACCATTGTGAGGAGCAATATTATATTAAGGACAAAAGAATTATCAGTTTTAAGAGCAATTGGAATGAGTATCAGAAATTTAAAAAAGGCAGTACTGGTTGAATCTGAAACATATGGTATCATTGCTTCTGTATTAGCTGCAATTTTTGGCATATATGACTATAATAAAGGCATTGTAAGAATAAATAATACGATGTTAGAAGATGGATATAATCAAACTCTTTCATACGGCATTCCTTTTAAACAGATACTGATAGTTTTTATAGTTTCTGCTGTAATGTGTTTTATTGCAGTATATGTTTCTAAAGATAAAATTGAAAAGCTTAACATAATTGAAGGAATTTCAGAAAATGAATAG
- a CDS encoding ABC transporter ATP-binding protein: protein MNRPSGSGKSTLLHLLGGLDRPTEGTVKINGDDIYKFSEDMLAKYRRTNIGFVFQQYNLISVLDARENIELPIRLDKKIPDKEYIDKLINFLGLTERQEHFPNQLSGGQQQRVAIGRALAAKPSIILADEPTGNLDTKTTEEVMKLLEMSSREFNQTLIVITHNTSIAKKAERVISIVDGKIQ, encoded by the coding sequence ATAAACAGACCCAGCGGAAGCGGGAAATCAACTCTGCTTCATCTTTTGGGAGGCCTTGACAGGCCAACGGAAGGGACCGTTAAAATAAACGGTGATGATATATATAAATTTTCGGAGGATATGCTGGCTAAATACAGAAGAACAAATATAGGGTTTGTATTTCAGCAGTACAATTTAATATCCGTATTAGATGCAAGAGAAAATATAGAGCTGCCAATAAGACTTGATAAAAAAATACCTGATAAAGAATATATAGATAAACTGATAAATTTTTTGGGACTCACTGAAAGACAAGAACATTTTCCAAATCAGCTTTCAGGAGGGCAGCAGCAGAGAGTGGCTATAGGAAGAGCGTTGGCAGCAAAGCCAAGTATAATACTTGCAGACGAACCTACGGGGAATTTGGATACGAAAACTACTGAAGAAGTAATGAAGCTTCTTGAAATGTCCAGCAGAGAATTCAATCAAACGCTGATAGTTATAACCCACAATACCAGTATAGCTAAGAAAGCGGAGAGAGTGATTTCTATAGTAGACGGAAAAATTCAATAG
- a CDS encoding S8 family serine peptidase codes for MKNKVKAVLMDTGVDKNHEYLKDNIIGGMSFSCDDEYITADDNYEDENGHGTSCASVIKREFKDVEIFAVKVLDEMGRTNIQILEEALKYFLDKNFRLINLSLSVIENEEVEDLYGICGKLKEKGKIIVCSLANGFEKSYPASFDNVIGVKGFILEDENSFWYSKDKDIQCIMDNNPYMNCKPGNSYALFGKCNSQAAGKLTGKIARMLSEEPEMTFESLNDKLEIMARRNNWTERDLQASKRYPDFKKNLYDKNSPILLKTADAVKEALKLDKSDGIYEYGLFSRKIGLTYDNCFEVLKKLEGEFNIKFDYPNISRYDFISIETLTDLVAKTLSYQKDNI; via the coding sequence ATGAAAAATAAAGTAAAGGCAGTACTGATGGATACGGGAGTTGATAAAAATCACGAATATCTGAAAGATAATATAATAGGAGGAATGTCTTTTAGCTGTGATGATGAATATATAACGGCGGATGATAATTATGAAGACGAGAACGGCCACGGGACTTCCTGTGCCTCCGTTATAAAGAGAGAATTCAAGGATGTGGAAATATTTGCGGTGAAAGTCCTTGATGAAATGGGAAGGACAAACATACAGATATTAGAAGAAGCCTTAAAGTATTTCTTGGATAAGAATTTCAGGCTTATAAATTTGAGCTTGTCGGTTATAGAAAATGAAGAAGTGGAAGACTTGTACGGAATATGCGGGAAGCTGAAAGAAAAAGGCAAGATAATTGTATGTTCCCTTGCAAACGGATTTGAAAAAAGTTATCCTGCTTCATTTGATAATGTTATAGGTGTTAAGGGCTTTATATTGGAAGATGAAAACTCTTTCTGGTACAGCAAAGATAAAGATATCCAGTGCATCATGGACAATAACCCGTATATGAACTGCAAACCAGGAAATTCTTATGCTCTGTTCGGAAAATGCAACAGTCAGGCAGCAGGAAAACTTACGGGAAAGATTGCCCGTATGTTATCGGAAGAACCGGAAATGACATTTGAATCATTAAATGACAAACTCGAAATCATGGCTCGCAGAAACAACTGGACAGAAAGGGATTTGCAAGCAAGCAAAAGGTACCCCGACTTTAAGAAAAATTTATATGACAAAAACAGTCCCATTCTTTTAAAGACAGCGGATGCCGTAAAAGAAGCACTAAAATTAGATAAATCCGATGGTATATACGAATATGGCCTTTTCAGCAGGAAAATCGGATTAACATATGATAACTGCTTTGAAGTATTAAAGAAACTGGAAGGAGAATTTAATATTAAATTTGATTATCCCAATATATCAAGATATGATTTCATATCAATAGAAACCCTAACGGATCTTGTAGCAAAGACCTTATCATATCAAAAAGATAATATATAA
- the istB gene encoding IS21-like element helper ATPase IstB: MLDKEIRECCKRLRLSQNLAEQAQTTEGENHQEFLLKLLQEEIEHRKTARIDKLISKAGFYSIKTFNGFKFDEISLPPGVTPEYLKELKFCESKTNIIMYGNVGTGKTHLSIALGVEACKKGMETRFYRTAALVNRLSEAKKEGTLSSFMKKIMKAELIICDEWGYVPLDVTGARLLFELISECYEQRTLIINTNIEFSRWINVFYDKDMTAAILDRVLHHCHLLLFPGESNRMRESSISA; encoded by the coding sequence ATGTTAGATAAAGAAATCAGAGAATGCTGTAAACGTCTCAGATTAAGTCAAAACCTGGCAGAACAGGCACAGACAACGGAAGGGGAAAATCATCAGGAATTTTTACTTAAACTACTGCAGGAAGAAATAGAACACAGAAAAACAGCAAGAATAGATAAACTAATAAGCAAGGCAGGATTCTATAGTATAAAAACATTTAACGGATTCAAGTTTGATGAAATAAGCCTGCCTCCAGGTGTTACACCGGAGTATTTAAAGGAGTTAAAGTTTTGTGAAAGCAAAACAAATATCATAATGTACGGAAATGTAGGTACAGGGAAAACTCACTTATCCATAGCATTAGGAGTAGAAGCTTGTAAAAAAGGGATGGAAACCCGTTTTTACCGTACGGCAGCATTAGTTAACAGACTGTCGGAAGCAAAGAAAGAAGGAACCTTAAGCAGTTTTATGAAAAAGATTATGAAAGCGGAACTGATTATATGTGATGAATGGGGATATGTACCCCTTGATGTAACAGGAGCCCGGCTGTTGTTTGAACTTATATCCGAATGCTATGAACAAAGAACACTGATTATAAACACTAATATTGAATTTTCAAGATGGATAAATGTTTTTTATGATAAAGATATGACAGCCGCAATACTGGATAGAGTTTTACACCACTGTCACCTGCTGCTTTTCCCCGGGGAGAGCAACAGGATGAGAGAATCAAGTATTTCGGCTTAG
- the istA gene encoding IS21 family transposase, translating into MAQIYDIRKLYFEEGKNISQISRETGYDRKTIREYINKNDWNKPVPAVKTNMEFSKLDPYKSIITQWLENDKKAKKKQRHTATRVYNRLKEEIEGFDCSYRTVAAFVTLKKKEIFHTEKEGYLPLEHPAGEAQVDFGDAQFYENGVLHDGKYLNVSFPYSNQGYLQLFYGENIECLLEGLKAIFEYIGGVPTRLWFDNTKTIVTKILKEGSRNLTEKFMRFREHYGFDTVFCNPEAGHEKGNVESKVGYHRRNMLVPIPRFQELRKYNEELLVKCNEDGNREHYRKADFISKLFEEDKKNFLPLPATEFDTAGYHIVHTNGYGRFYLNNGLHEYSVSPKYANTRVVIKITSLYVIPMDENQNEIVRHKRLYGDHKQQSMKWLPYLRQLAKRPGALKYSGIYNIMPEDMKKYLDKCKRSERGKILSVIASLTEKNGFENAAQTVTQVLCYDAVDVDSLISMHRHLCSEIRELPPMKTESRIPRLKPTKTDLSKYDKALKKWGKRTC; encoded by the coding sequence ATGGCACAAATATATGATATCAGAAAACTTTACTTTGAGGAAGGGAAAAATATATCTCAAATATCCCGTGAAACCGGTTATGACAGAAAAACAATAAGGGAGTATATTAATAAAAATGATTGGAACAAGCCTGTTCCTGCAGTTAAAACAAATATGGAATTTTCTAAACTTGATCCTTACAAGTCAATTATTACCCAATGGCTGGAGAATGATAAGAAAGCAAAAAAGAAACAACGTCATACAGCCACCAGGGTCTATAACAGACTGAAAGAAGAAATCGAAGGTTTTGACTGTTCTTACCGGACAGTAGCGGCTTTTGTAACATTAAAGAAAAAGGAAATTTTTCATACCGAAAAAGAAGGATATTTGCCGTTGGAGCACCCTGCGGGTGAAGCACAGGTTGATTTCGGGGATGCACAGTTTTATGAAAATGGCGTACTTCATGACGGAAAATATCTGAATGTATCTTTCCCATACAGTAATCAGGGATATCTTCAGTTATTCTATGGAGAAAATATTGAATGTTTGTTGGAAGGATTGAAAGCAATATTCGAATATATAGGAGGTGTTCCAACCCGGTTATGGTTTGACAATACGAAGACGATTGTAACCAAAATACTGAAAGAAGGAAGCCGTAACCTGACTGAAAAATTCATGAGATTTCGGGAACATTACGGTTTTGATACTGTATTCTGTAATCCTGAGGCAGGGCATGAAAAGGGGAATGTTGAATCAAAAGTAGGATACCACAGGAGAAATATGTTAGTCCCCATTCCGAGATTTCAGGAATTAAGGAAATATAACGAGGAATTACTTGTCAAATGTAATGAAGACGGAAACAGGGAGCATTACAGGAAAGCAGATTTTATCAGTAAATTGTTTGAAGAAGATAAAAAGAATTTTTTACCGCTGCCTGCAACAGAGTTTGATACAGCAGGATATCATATAGTACATACAAACGGATATGGGCGATTTTATTTAAACAATGGATTACATGAATATTCCGTTTCACCAAAATACGCAAATACCCGTGTTGTAATCAAAATTACATCTTTATATGTGATACCTATGGATGAAAATCAAAACGAAATTGTTCGGCACAAAAGATTATACGGAGATCATAAACAGCAAAGCATGAAGTGGCTTCCCTATCTGAGGCAGCTTGCCAAACGTCCTGGGGCACTAAAATATAGTGGTATCTATAACATTATGCCGGAAGATATGAAGAAATACCTGGATAAATGTAAAAGAAGCGAGAGAGGGAAGATACTATCCGTAATAGCTTCATTAACAGAGAAAAATGGTTTTGAGAATGCAGCACAAACAGTAACCCAAGTACTATGTTATGATGCAGTGGATGTAGACAGCCTGATAAGCATGCACAGGCATTTATGCAGTGAGATAAGGGAATTACCTCCGATGAAAACAGAAAGCAGAATACCCCGACTGAAACCTACGAAAACAGATTTATCAAAGTATGATAAGGCATTGAAAAAATGGGGTAAAAGGACATGTTAG
- a CDS encoding ABC transporter ATP-binding protein, whose translation MNKRKNIKRFLKILLKNSKGIMLIYFIIMLSISVLGLFQPQLIKRILDDAIQGSNIKLLIKLAILYGLISLITAMLNIILQYMYSKMQKKISINLKMNILKHISKLSGNYFTNIKTGNILSTIENDIYTIESFGVDVLFSLIIDIFTAVMALFFLIKMESSLLILVVLLQFILMFSQFKFNKIISERISEIRNKAGNISNIIEEYISNIMNVVITKSIFKFFKNYINKEKNIIKKFVKLDVIISCNSSWGRLLSSLITILIYGYGGYKIINKEMTFGELIAFQQYVGMFIGPCMEIINANTKIQRSSVSINRVFNITDEPITIKQDNKGKRCTEDFKGNISFNEVSFSYNKDNKILDKINLKFENGKATALVGSSGCGKTTIIKLLYRLWDADEGNITIDGIPLKEYNLKSIRKEISIVTQDLLLFDDTIMNNLTLEKNKDKSYVEDLCRKAGIYNFISNLPQGFDTIVGERGVKLSGGQKQRIAIVRAILNNSKIIIFDEATSALDSISQKKISENMKEFLKEKTVIEIAHRLSSIKDADIIYVIHKGKAVEKGNFEELVEKKGYYYRFLKEQSMDSDADSIA comes from the coding sequence ATGAACAAAAGGAAAAACATAAAAAGGTTTTTAAAAATATTGTTAAAAAACAGTAAAGGCATTATGCTTATATACTTTATCATAATGCTCTCCATATCAGTATTGGGCCTTTTTCAGCCTCAGCTGATAAAGAGAATCCTCGACGATGCCATACAGGGGAGCAATATTAAATTACTGATAAAACTTGCAATATTATACGGTTTAATAAGCCTCATAACAGCCATGCTTAATATAATACTGCAGTATATGTACTCCAAGATGCAGAAGAAAATCTCAATCAATTTGAAGATGAATATCCTAAAACATATATCAAAACTATCGGGGAATTATTTTACAAACATAAAAACCGGGAATATACTTAGCACCATAGAAAACGACATATACACCATAGAAAGTTTTGGAGTTGACGTATTATTCTCATTAATAATAGACATTTTCACAGCCGTCATGGCTTTATTCTTTCTAATAAAAATGGAATCAAGCCTGCTGATTTTAGTTGTATTACTTCAATTCATTCTGATGTTCAGCCAATTCAAATTCAATAAGATCATATCGGAAAGAATAAGTGAAATAAGAAACAAAGCAGGAAACATATCAAACATAATAGAAGAATACATATCGAACATAATGAACGTAGTAATAACAAAATCGATCTTTAAATTCTTTAAAAACTATATAAACAAAGAAAAAAACATCATAAAGAAATTCGTAAAACTTGACGTTATCATTTCATGCAATTCCTCCTGGGGAAGACTTTTAAGCAGCTTAATAACAATATTAATCTACGGATACGGAGGATACAAAATAATAAACAAAGAAATGACCTTCGGTGAACTCATTGCATTTCAGCAATATGTAGGAATGTTCATAGGGCCCTGCATGGAAATAATAAACGCAAACACCAAAATACAGAGATCTTCAGTATCAATAAACCGAGTATTTAATATAACAGACGAACCAATAACCATAAAACAAGACAATAAAGGGAAAAGATGCACCGAAGACTTCAAAGGAAACATCTCATTCAACGAAGTCAGCTTTTCCTATAACAAAGACAATAAAATCTTGGACAAGATAAACCTAAAATTTGAAAACGGAAAAGCGACAGCATTAGTAGGATCAAGCGGCTGCGGAAAAACAACAATAATCAAACTTCTGTACAGACTTTGGGATGCGGACGAAGGAAACATAACAATAGACGGAATACCATTAAAAGAATACAACCTGAAAAGTATAAGAAAAGAGATCTCAATAGTAACCCAAGATCTTTTATTATTCGACGATACAATAATGAATAATTTAACCTTAGAAAAAAATAAAGATAAGAGCTATGTAGAAGATTTATGCAGAAAAGCGGGGATCTATAACTTCATCTCAAATCTTCCCCAAGGATTTGACACAATAGTAGGAGAAAGAGGAGTAAAACTGTCAGGAGGACAGAAACAGAGAATAGCCATAGTAAGAGCCATATTGAACAATTCAAAGATAATAATATTTGACGAAGCCACCTCAGCCTTAGACAGCATATCCCAAAAGAAAATATCCGAAAACATGAAAGAATTCTTAAAAGAGAAGACAGTCATAGAAATAGCCCATAGATTATCCTCAATAAAAGATGCAGATATCATATATGTAATACATAAAGGGAAAGCAGTGGAAAAAGGGAACTTTGAGGAATTGGTAGAAAAGAAGGGATATTATTACAGATTCTTGAAGGAACAAAGTATGGATTCCGATGCAGATTCTATTGCATAG
- a CDS encoding ABC transporter ATP-binding protein codes for MVGPSGSGKSTFLHCVASLDRPTSGKVYLDDMDIYNLNDDKLSQIRRQKFGFIFQNFNLIPVINVYDNIILPVSIDKKKGNKEYINNLIEKLGLKSQIMKFPNELSGGQQQRVAIARALANKPSVIFADEPTGNLDSKTTVEVMEILKMCVSEFNQTLVMITHNEDIAKTADRILTIIDGKIIDDLRNKEMV; via the coding sequence ATAGTAGGGCCAAGCGGATCCGGCAAAAGTACTTTTTTACATTGTGTTGCCAGCCTTGATAGGCCAACATCAGGGAAAGTCTATTTAGACGATATGGATATATATAATTTAAATGATGATAAATTATCGCAAATAAGAAGGCAGAAATTTGGATTCATATTTCAAAATTTCAACCTCATCCCGGTAATAAACGTATATGACAACATAATATTGCCGGTTTCAATAGATAAGAAGAAAGGAAACAAGGAATATATAAATAATCTCATAGAAAAGCTTGGCTTGAAATCACAGATAATGAAATTTCCAAACGAACTTTCGGGAGGACAGCAGCAAAGAGTGGCAATAGCAAGAGCTCTTGCAAATAAACCTTCTGTAATATTTGCAGATGAGCCTACAGGAAACTTGGATTCAAAGACAACCGTAGAAGTAATGGAAATATTGAAAATGTGTGTAAGTGAATTTAATCAAACTTTAGTTATGATAACTCATAATGAGGATATAGCAAAAACTGCCGACAGAATATTAACTATAATCGATGGGAAAATAATTGATGATTTGAGGAATAAAGAAATGGTATAG